Genomic window (Drosophila ananassae strain 14024-0371.13 chromosome 3L, ASM1763931v2, whole genome shotgun sequence):
CCAGCAGGCCGCCAGCGGAGATGTCCATGGAAACATTCATGGCAACTTCGGATGGATCTCCCCCGAGGGCGAGCATGTGGACATCAAGTACGTCGCTGATGAGAACGGATACCAGCCCCAGGGTGCCTGGATCCCAACCCCACCCCCAATCCCAGAGGCCATTGCTCGTGCCGTCGCCTGGCTGCAGTCGCACCCCCCAGCACCCGAGCACCCCCGTCATTACTAAACTCCACTGCTCCGGACCCGGATCGCTCAACGGACTGTTCTCTCGATACCTATGCACCTAGCTGTTTAGCTGTACTTATTGACTTTCAAAAGAATACATGCACTTGCTTAAAATAGtaaaacattttcttttaattccaAAAACATGCAAAACAATAATGGATTACTTCTCAAGGAAGATTGTAGTATTGGTATTACATGTGGGCATAGTTGAATATATATAGCTGCAAATAAAGCACATTACCATTTAGAGCTGACTTATCGAACTGAGATATTCATTAGCCTTAAAGCTAATGAGTGGAATACCATTTTCAGAAAAAGTTCATAAATAGATAATAGAAGATAATGTCAGGTGTTAgctaaatacaaaaacaaacaaatgggGTACgaaagggtattataatttggaAAACTTCTAGCAAAAAACCCCAAGAACAATTTAAagcttttataaaatattcctCAGGTTTCAAGATAAACTATTGAATCGCACGATATTTTTAGGATCCTAAATAATATTTAGCAATTAGGCTTTATTCTACTTCAGATAAATAAGATCCTAAATAACATCCATGCCAATAAATGTATGAACCAATATACTCTACCTATGTATGTACCTATCTCAATGgtttattttacaaaatgtaacaatttttttaagacCGGAATCATTCAAAGCTACTACCGTGAAAtaagatttaaaatattaaaaaaaaattctaccATCCCTAACAAAATCcattattttaaaacttttaaagCCTGTTGTTATGTTTTTGTAGAGACCATATTGAAACTCAATTGCTGAGGAGTTCCCAATGACAAAATGTATGACAAGAAATCAGTTTTAAGAGGTATTTGTTGTTATTAGAAGtcgttaattttttaatttcgaaaTGAAGAATCGGGTGACTCTAAAATTTGGCTCACAAAAAGTTGAGAGGGTTTTGTCTAAAGGAGAGAAGTGAACTCGTTTGGATGTTGGGATGCTACTCGGACCCGTTTGCGGATCTTTATTAATGCGAGTGCTTCATTTTAGCATCTAttaaatgaatatatatagtaCTTATCCCGTTGTTTGGCATTTGCCTCGCTGTCGCCAGGTGGGggtttttaattcatttttgttttattgggtGCGGGCGCCTCCGAGAAGTCATGTCATAACTCAAAGCGAAAATTGGGTGCAAGATGTATCGATTTGTTTTCGAAGAAGCCGCTGCTCGGGATAATCATATAAAAAGACAGCCACTGGCCAGATGCAGTTATCAGTCAACGTTCGTACTCGACCAGACAGAAATCAGCCAAAATGTTCAAGATTGTGAGTAGCAGGCAGGACATGGAATCCTCCAAAAGCTAAAGTATCTTCTTTTGTTCAGGCTATGATCTGCGCCGTTCTGGGACTGGCCCTGGCCAATCCTCCAGTGTCCCATGGAGTGGGCCGCTCCGAGGATGTCCACGCCGAGGTGCAGTCCCGATCGGACGACATCCGTGCCGATGGTTTCGACTCCAGCCTGCAGACCAGCAACGGAATCCAGCAGGCCGCCAGCGGAGATGTCCATGGCAACATCCACGGAAGCTTCAGCTGGATCTCCCCGGAGGGCGAGCACGTAGACATCAAGTATGTGGCCGATGAGAACGGATACCAGCCCCAGGGTGCCTGGATTCCAACCCCACCCCCAATCCCGGAGGCCATCGCCCGCGCCGTCGCCTGGTTGGAGTCCCACCCCCCAGCACCTGAGCCCAGCTACCACCACTAGGACCGCCCCAGGAAACCCACCTCCTACCTGAAATGTGAATCGCAATGTGGACTGTTCTCCGGACACCCTTCGACCTAGTTGTTTAAGAATTCTGTTTTTCGAAATACATGCAAATTGTTTACGGCAGTAACAAGTTAGTGGCTTTGGCTTTAATCAACTGTAACGGTTCTGAACTCGCCCAACCAGTTTCAATTTCGCTTTCGATTCACTCGAATTTTTGTCACATTGGAACAATAAGTGGTTGCACTCAACCAATAATGTGCACAAACAAATGGCCAAAACACGCTTTCAGGTGGGAGTGTTCTAAGTGTTCAAATTATAACAAAGGCTATGAACACTTAGGCTAACTTTCGTGGAGATTCTTTTTCAAtatgaaataatttaattaattaaatataattaaaagtgATTTCAAGATATCAATGACATTGTAGTTCACTCGGACTCTTTCTAGTCACCAAGGGGATTAAGGAAAAATGGTTCTAATAACTTAATTATATTTACCCCACTTGGTCTACACCTTGTACTTGAGGTTCTTAATAATACTTTTTAGTAATTGTTTACTATTTATAAGACAGAGAACAAAACAATCTTAGATAGTTCAAAGCCAGTTATCCAAGTAAGAAAAACAAGTGTGTATGTCTGTGGTgtaagtatttattttaaaagtatgGTGGgcttattataataatatccATTACTTAGAAAACACTACGATCTTAatagtataaaaaatataaaaataaagcatATGCTGATAAgaacttttttatttctaaataATTTTCTTGATGAGGTCAAAAATGTTATCTGGCTATCACCGGACTATGCAGTCGACTGATTGTTCGAATTAGATTCGGTTTCATTTGCCAAAACGAGTTCAGAATATTCAGCATAAATTGAATCTGCCCTAGATTTCGAATAAAGCCTGACGGGAGGCCAACTTTAACATTTCTAAATATCTTAAAATTGCCAAAACCCGATTGCGATGCTGAAGAATTGAATGCCAAAAGTGCGAATCTACAAATCTGACACCCATAAAGTTTAAATTTGTCGCCAAGCGATAAATAcgattattttaattgttcttttttttcaataacAAAGAACTGGTTGCAAACCTGAATCTGATTTCTTCTAAAAATCGAAACCAAAAACTCACCATCTGGAGTGAATCCCAGTTGCAATACATTGCCCAAAATTGGAATCTTTTTTGGTCCTTTGAATTTGTCGATGTGTTGGATTAACCGTTTATACCTTTCCCTATAAAGAATGGCGAAAAGCACAATAATGCCCAATATGCCGACGGAAAACAGAAAATCAAACATTTTCACTGCTCGACCGACCGGTGTAAACTGATTTCAAAAAGTGCCCGTCCATTAAGTGTGATCTATCCGAGTATGGCAGCTTAATTGATAGAATAATATAATCATATTTGATCTTTGAACTGACGGGAGCTGCTTTAATCACAACCAATCAGTACAACAAtgttttaatacaaaatataaattcaATAGCCTCCCATTCACAAGATAAATTCAAATTGGGTATCaattacacggtgcgacagtgaaaaaacacttgtgaaacaagatagtgtaggttgttaatctggtcgaagagatgtcaaaaatattttttttatatttttggaaccctccaatttttatttatttaaaaaaaaccgtttttcgggacttttttgcgcttaaaaattcctgaacgagtttttttcaaccgatttcaaaattttcggtgtttttcaatagttaaataaattcactgttactccggagcgcacgcaaggttgaattgactttttttgggaaaagcgttataacttcaccaattttcataattttttgatgaaatttgtctcgttttattcagaatgaatgaggcaacattgatatgtatcaaaaatggccgaatttttgtaagttgtaccgaaaaactggcatcaaaatccgaaaaacacgaataaaagtcgaaaacttcagtttcaggtgtaaaagttttgtcctttttgttcaacaaaatcgaagatatatttttttttctaaagctacaacatttaactattgaaaaacaccgaaaattttgaaatcggttgaaaaaaactcgttcaggaatttttaagcgcaaaaaagtcccgaaaaaacggtttttttttaaataaataaaaattggagggttccaaaaatataaaaaaaatatttttgagttctcttcgaccagattaacaacctacactatctcctttcccaagtgtatttcgttttttttttttttttgtcgcacagtgttatgTTTTGAGGATTAAACAATCATCCTAAAGAAACACAAGTGAGCAATAACCTTCATGCTGAAACTGCTTGTATTTGTCACTTTCCAATATGGAATCAAAACGTTATTTTTAGGAAAGTCAATTCCTGTCGCCATTTccaatatttaaatgaaaacagCCGCAAGGAAGATGTAAATCAACACTCTGGGTTTTGGCCAACATTGCAGTGCCATTTGACTGACGTCGTGTGCAGATTGTGTTTTCTGTGCGAACTTTATAAATGCAAACAGTAGCACAGAATGGAATATAATTGCCCCAAGCCAGGTCCCATGTAAGTGGGGGCAACTCGTTGCAAGTCTGACACAATAGTTGGGGTAGGTTGTCACTTTCAGTcactttttaatgaaaaaaattaccaaatgTTCTACCAGTTTTATAAACAATCAGTTTTGTCATCTCTGCCACTTCCATTTGATagataaaaacataaattttgaAGACTTACATTAAAATACGCTATTACCTAAGCATTTTTAGCCAGAAATATGTGGGAAGCCGCCGAAAATTCCGAATGGTTGCAAGTGGCAGAATTAATGACCATCAAAGGGCGCAGGAAAAACTCAATTTTCGATTAGTAATTGGCCACATATAACACAAATGTGCATAAACAGACCGCAACACGCACCATTTAGATTTATGCACATGTGCCAAACAAACATTTGTCTAAACCAGAATTATTTTGTCATTAATTAAAGGCTCGTTTGAGGGAAAGCCCCACAGCATCTAGAGGTAAACTACGGCCTTTCGTTTAGCGCGCAAATCACGCAAATGTGGATAAATAAGTAGGATAATTAAAAAGAGAACTTTGATTCATTATTACAAGATGGTATTTATTATTGGTTTCATGATCAATTTGATGCTAATTATGGAATCCATTTCGCGGGCAGCTGgtatttgtttaataaattgaGATGATTTTTCCTGTGATTGTATTAGATAATAAGTTCTCCTCCCCCATCATCGAGTGCTGCGTTGGGTTGCACTCGTCCTTAAGTGGCAACAAGTGCAGCTGGCTGGCGTCCTACCACATCCACCACACATCCGCTCGACAAGGCTCCACTCATTTGCTGAACTTCAGGCCAACAGCTAACAAAAGAAAAAGAGTGATAATAGAAAATTAGCAAGAGAACTAATCAGTTATAACATTCCTTTTCTCCCTAAGCTAGCTGTTAAGTTCCGCAAATGAGGTTCTCTTCAGTTTCAGATGCAAACTTTAACTTACCAGCTGCACTGCGTGGATTCCTCAGCTTCGAGGGCTTCTTGCGTAGCTCCGATTGACCCAAGCCACCGCTCGTTCCAGGTCCGTGAGTGTCGATTTGCATACTTTCGTCACTATCCGATGCCTGGCTCTTCAGtacttttttcaaattaataagcTAAGGGGAAGAAAGTTAAAGCAAAAATATGCATAACTTAATAATTGAATACCTAACTAAGGCCGTATGAAAGATACTTACATCTTGCTCTACCCGCTCCTTGTTTAAAATCCTCTTGGACTTTTCGGCATTGGCGTATTTGATTTGCATGTCGATGCAGTTGGAGACGCTGTAGCAGGAGTTGACCCAGGCCTGAAGGGTCTCAACGATCTGGCTGGTGTAGCCGGGCGGAATGTCCCGGCCCTGGGCGTAGTCAACCTCCAGAACACGAGTATTCTGGAACAGCTTCCCGTGGATGATGTCTGCGCAAAAGAAAGTCGACAAAAAGAaagttgttttttaaattttctgtcAGCTTTTTCCTGACTAATTGCCCAGAACGAACAGTCTCTAA
Coding sequences:
- the LOC6495438 gene encoding larval cuticle protein 2; the protein is MFKFVTILALLGVAAALSPASHARGDDVHADVVSRSDDVRADGFDASLQTTNGIQQAASGDVHGNIHGNFGWISPEGEHVDIKYVADENGYQPQGAWIPTPPPIPEAIARAVAWLQSHPPAPEHPRHY
- the LOC6495439 gene encoding larval cuticle protein 1 — encoded protein: MFKIAMICAVLGLALANPPVSHGVGRSEDVHAEVQSRSDDIRADGFDSSLQTSNGIQQAASGDVHGNIHGSFSWISPEGEHVDIKYVADENGYQPQGAWIPTPPPIPEAIARAVAWLESHPPAPEPSYHH